In Pseudomonas sp. R76, one genomic interval encodes:
- the rffA gene encoding dTDP-4-amino-4,6-dideoxygalactose transaminase, with amino-acid sequence MKIPFNKPPYTGNEDQYVTRAMRSAKMSGDGEFTISCQQWFEETFSCEKALLTPSCTQALEMAAILIDIQPGDEVIMPSFTFVSTANAFVLRGAKIVFVDIRPDTMNIDETLIEAAITAKTKAIVPVHYAGVACEMDVIMDIAQRHDLFVVEDAAQGMMSTYKGRWLGTIGHLAAYSFHETKNYTSGGEGGLLLINDKRFIGRAEIIREKGTNRSQFFRGMIDKYTWVDIGSSYLPGELQAAYLFGQLEEAKNINDFRLGIWQRYNLAFAGLVAAGLLEVPTVPEACIANGHMFYIKVKNIDARKSVLSYLNAAGVGAVFHYVPLHSAPAGILLGRFTGEDRFTTQESERLIRLPIWYGMTEPEMQHVINSVIGAVDAAGR; translated from the coding sequence ATGAAAATTCCATTTAACAAACCACCCTATACGGGTAATGAAGATCAATATGTTACGCGCGCCATGCGCAGTGCCAAGATGTCGGGTGACGGTGAATTTACCATTAGTTGCCAACAATGGTTTGAAGAAACATTTTCATGTGAAAAGGCCCTGCTGACGCCCTCGTGCACCCAAGCACTCGAAATGGCCGCCATTTTGATAGATATACAGCCGGGTGATGAAGTGATCATGCCCAGCTTTACCTTTGTCAGTACGGCGAACGCATTCGTGCTTCGGGGCGCGAAAATTGTTTTTGTCGATATTCGCCCGGACACCATGAATATCGATGAGACGCTTATCGAGGCGGCGATCACCGCAAAGACCAAAGCCATCGTCCCCGTTCATTATGCAGGTGTCGCCTGTGAAATGGACGTGATTATGGACATTGCCCAGCGGCATGATTTATTTGTCGTGGAAGACGCCGCGCAAGGCATGATGTCGACGTATAAAGGCCGTTGGTTGGGCACGATCGGGCATCTGGCGGCCTATAGTTTTCATGAAACTAAAAACTACACGAGTGGTGGTGAAGGCGGCTTGTTGTTAATCAACGATAAGCGGTTCATTGGTCGCGCCGAAATCATCAGAGAGAAAGGCACTAACCGCAGTCAGTTTTTCCGAGGGATGATCGACAAATATACCTGGGTGGATATCGGCAGTAGCTATTTGCCGGGTGAGTTGCAAGCGGCCTATTTGTTTGGTCAATTGGAAGAAGCGAAGAACATTAACGATTTCAGGCTCGGCATTTGGCAGCGCTATAACCTGGCGTTCGCTGGGTTGGTCGCGGCGGGCCTGCTTGAAGTGCCAACGGTCCCCGAAGCGTGTATCGCCAATGGGCACATGTTTTATATTAAAGTTAAGAACATCGACGCGCGCAAGTCAGTGCTCAGTTATCTGAACGCTGCGGGTGTGGGGGCGGTATTTCATTATGTTCCGCTGCACAGTGCACCGGCGGGTATTTTACTCGGTCGGTTCACCGGCGAAGACCGGTTTACGACCCAGGAAAGCGAGCGTCTTATTCGCCTGCCCATCTGGTATGGCATGACAGAGCCTGAAATGCAGCATGTCATCAATTCGGTGATAGGTGCAGTTGATGCCGCGGGTCGGTGA